The Streptosporangiales bacterium genome includes a window with the following:
- a CDS encoding citrate synthase (catalyzes the formation of citrate from acetyl-CoA and oxaloacetate), whose amino-acid sequence MADESKGLADVVAASTAVSDIDGKAGKLVYRGYDIHDIAERITFEECVHLLQVGDLPTADQLESLRGELTASRSLPALVEENVEEVARAAAPMEALRTLVSLGSGQDPDKNSTDEKAEHRKAIRLVAQQPVLVARYQAARRGEPIPEPDAELGIAGNFLLQITGRRPEQRHIEMFDACLVMHADHTMNASTFTARVIAATLSDMHSAIVGAIGALKGPLHGGANEAVMANLDAIGDVDGVEAWTRAELDAGNKISGFGHRVYKVEDPRATHLRAMSKELGESSGDDRYYAMSKRMEDVVLDTKGLYPNVDFFAASVYHYLGIPTDLFTAVFSVSRMAGWTAHVLEQHADNRLIRPESEYIGEHDRTFVPLAERG is encoded by the coding sequence ATGGCAGACGAGTCCAAGGGTCTTGCCGACGTCGTCGCGGCGTCCACCGCGGTGAGCGACATCGACGGGAAGGCCGGCAAGCTGGTCTACCGCGGCTACGACATCCACGACATCGCCGAACGCATCACGTTCGAGGAGTGCGTCCACCTGCTGCAGGTCGGCGACCTGCCGACCGCCGATCAGCTCGAGTCGCTGCGCGGGGAGCTCACGGCGAGTCGGTCGCTGCCCGCGCTCGTCGAGGAGAACGTCGAGGAGGTCGCGCGGGCCGCGGCGCCGATGGAGGCGTTGCGCACGCTCGTCTCGCTGGGGTCCGGGCAGGACCCCGACAAGAACTCGACCGACGAGAAGGCCGAACACCGCAAGGCGATCAGGCTGGTGGCGCAGCAGCCCGTCCTCGTCGCGCGCTACCAGGCGGCGCGGCGCGGTGAGCCGATCCCCGAGCCCGACGCCGAGCTCGGCATCGCGGGCAACTTCCTGCTGCAGATCACCGGTCGCCGGCCGGAGCAGCGCCACATCGAGATGTTCGACGCGTGTCTCGTCATGCACGCCGACCACACGATGAACGCCTCGACGTTCACCGCCAGGGTGATCGCGGCGACGCTGTCCGACATGCACTCGGCCATCGTCGGTGCGATCGGCGCGCTGAAGGGTCCGCTGCACGGCGGCGCCAACGAGGCGGTCATGGCCAACCTCGACGCGATCGGCGACGTCGACGGCGTCGAGGCGTGGACGAGGGCGGAGCTCGACGCGGGCAACAAGATCTCCGGGTTCGGGCACCGCGTCTACAAGGTCGAGGACCCGCGGGCGACGCACCTGCGCGCCATGTCCAAGGAGCTCGGCGAGTCGAGTGGCGACGACCGCTACTACGCGATGTCGAAGCGGATGGAGGACGTCGTCCTCGACACCAAGGGCCTCTACCCCAACGTCGACTTCTTCGCGGCGAGTGTCTACCACTACCTCGGCATCCCCACCGACCTGTTCACCGCGGTGTTCTCGGTGAGCCGGATGGCCGGCTGGACGGCGCACGTCCTCGAGCAGCACGCCGACAACCGGCTGATCAGGCCGGAGAGCGAGTACATCGGCGAGCACGACCGCACCTTCGTCCCGTTGGCAGAGCGCGGCTGA
- a CDS encoding pentapeptide repeat-containing protein produces the protein MSTGADEIDADLRHVDWYGRDIGGTRFTGCDLTGATLEEAVGTGCVFEECDFTEVRLNGSEWTDAAFLRCRFRGASFFGATLRGCKLTGSRFEETCTLRPLLVEGGDWSYVTVRHQDLRGLDLSGVRMRDIDVTGADLRETVLRDADLGNATFHDTRLRGADLRGARLLGVDLKKLELDDVHLDVTQAVQLAMCHGAEVDWASFA, from the coding sequence ATGAGCACAGGAGCTGACGAGATCGACGCCGACCTGCGTCACGTCGACTGGTACGGGCGTGACATCGGCGGCACGCGCTTCACCGGCTGCGACCTCACCGGCGCGACGCTGGAGGAGGCGGTCGGCACCGGCTGCGTCTTCGAGGAGTGCGACTTCACCGAGGTCAGGCTGAACGGGTCGGAGTGGACCGACGCCGCGTTCCTGCGCTGCCGCTTCCGCGGCGCCTCGTTCTTCGGCGCGACGTTGCGCGGCTGCAAGCTCACGGGCTCGCGGTTCGAGGAGACCTGCACGCTGCGACCGCTCCTGGTCGAGGGCGGCGACTGGTCGTACGTCACCGTGCGCCATCAGGACCTGCGCGGTCTCGACCTCTCCGGCGTGCGCATGCGGGACATCGACGTCACCGGCGCCGACCTGCGCGAGACCGTCCTGCGCGACGCCGACCTCGGCAACGCGACGTTCCACGACACGCGGCTGCGCGGCGCCGACCTCCGGGGTGCGCGGCTCCTCGGCGTCGACCTCAAGAAGCTCGAGCTCGACGACGTCCACCTCGACGTCACGCAGGCGGTCCAGCTCGCCATGTGCCACGGCGCGGAGGTCGACTGGGCGAGCTTCGCCTGA
- a CDS encoding NADP-dependent isocitrate dehydrogenase — MAKIKVENPIVELDGDEMTRIIWQFIKDRLIHPYLDVDLEYYDLGIESRDSTDDQVTVDSANAIERHGVGVKCATITPDEARVEEFGLKKMWRSPNGTIRNILGGVIFREPIVISNIPRLVPGWTKPIIIGRHAHGDQYKATDFVVPGPGKVTVTYTPADGSKPMELEIADFEAGGVAMGMYNYDASIREFARASFRYGLERRYPVYLSTKNTILKAYDGRFKDLFAEVFEAEFKEEFDKNELTYEHRLIDDMVAAALKWEGGYVWACKNYDGDVQSDIVAQGFGSLGLMTSVLMTADGTVEAEAAHGTVTRHYRQHQQGKPTSTNPIASIFAWTRGLEHRGKLDNTPDVVAFARTLEQVCIEAVEGGKMTKDLALIVGGDTPFLTTQEFLAALDEGLQAKMKA; from the coding sequence ATGGCGAAGATCAAGGTCGAGAATCCGATCGTCGAGCTCGACGGCGACGAGATGACCAGGATCATCTGGCAGTTCATCAAGGACCGCCTGATCCACCCGTACCTCGACGTCGACCTCGAGTACTACGACCTCGGCATCGAGAGCCGCGACAGCACCGACGACCAGGTGACCGTCGACTCGGCCAACGCCATCGAGCGGCACGGCGTCGGTGTGAAGTGCGCGACCATCACCCCGGACGAGGCGCGGGTCGAGGAGTTCGGGCTCAAGAAGATGTGGCGGTCGCCCAACGGCACCATCCGCAACATCCTCGGCGGTGTCATCTTCCGCGAGCCCATCGTCATCTCGAACATCCCCCGGCTGGTGCCCGGCTGGACCAAGCCGATCATCATCGGCCGCCACGCGCACGGCGACCAGTACAAGGCCACCGACTTCGTCGTGCCCGGTCCCGGCAAGGTGACCGTCACCTACACGCCGGCCGACGGCAGCAAGCCGATGGAGCTCGAGATCGCCGACTTCGAGGCCGGCGGTGTCGCGATGGGCATGTACAACTACGACGCGTCGATCCGCGAGTTCGCGCGTGCGTCGTTCAGGTACGGCCTGGAGCGCCGCTACCCGGTCTACCTCTCCACCAAGAACACCATCCTCAAGGCGTACGACGGCAGGTTCAAGGACCTGTTCGCCGAGGTCTTCGAGGCCGAGTTCAAGGAGGAGTTCGACAAGAACGAGCTCACCTACGAGCACCGCCTCATCGACGACATGGTCGCCGCGGCGCTCAAGTGGGAGGGCGGCTACGTCTGGGCGTGCAAGAACTACGACGGCGACGTGCAGTCCGACATCGTGGCCCAGGGCTTCGGCTCGCTCGGCCTGATGACCAGCGTGCTGATGACCGCCGACGGCACGGTGGAGGCGGAGGCCGCGCACGGCACGGTCACCAGGCACTACCGCCAGCACCAGCAGGGCAAGCCGACCTCGACGAACCCGATCGCGTCGATCTTCGCGTGGACCCGCGGTCTCGAACACCGCGGCAAGCTCGACAACACCCCTGACGTGGTCGCCTTCGCGCGCACGCTCGAGCAGGTCTGCATCGAGGCCGTCGAGGGCGGCAAGATGACCAAGGACCTCGCGCTCATCGTCGGCGGCGACACGCCGTTCCTCACCACCCAGGAGTTCCTCGCGGCACTCGACGAGGGCCTCCAGGCGAAGATGAAGGCGTAG
- a CDS encoding P-II family nitrogen regulator (indirectly regulates nitrogen metabolism; at high nitrogen levels P-II prevents the phosphorylation of NR-I, the transcriptional activator of the glutamine synthetase gene (glnA); at low nitrogen levels P-II is uridylylated to form PII-UMP and interacts with an adenylyltransferase (GlnE) that activates GlnA): MKLVTGVVKPHVLDDVKKALESFGVQGMTVSEASGYGRQRGHTEVYRGAEYRVDLLPKIRIEVLVDDGDVSHVVDVLVTAARTGSIGDGKVWTVPVDDVVRVRTGERGVDAL; this comes from the coding sequence ATGAAGCTCGTCACCGGAGTCGTCAAGCCGCACGTGCTCGACGACGTGAAGAAGGCGCTGGAATCGTTCGGCGTCCAGGGCATGACCGTGAGCGAGGCCAGCGGCTACGGCCGCCAGCGGGGTCACACCGAGGTCTACCGCGGCGCGGAGTACCGCGTCGACCTGCTGCCCAAGATCAGGATCGAGGTCCTCGTCGACGACGGGGACGTCAGCCACGTCGTCGACGTCCTCGTGACCGCGGCGCGTACGGGGAGCATCGGCGACGGGAAGGTCTGGACCGTCCCCGTCGACGACGTCGTACGCGTACGGACGGGCGAACGCGGCGTCGACGCGCTATGA
- the amt gene encoding ammonium transporter — MNSGDTAWLLASAALVLLMTPGLAFFYGGMVRAKSVLNMMMMSFGALALVAVLWVLYGYSMAFGNDVGGGLLGNPLEFAGLRGLMAEDALVGTVPATAFVVFQAVFACITVALISGAIADRAKFGAWLVFGGLWATIVYFPVAHWVFSFDEVTAPVGGWIANDLAAIDFAGGTAVHINSGAAALGLAFVLGKRIGWRKDPMRPHNMTLVMLGAALLWFGWFGFNAGSAVAANGTAAVVWVNTFVATSAACLAWLLVERIRDGHATSLGAASGIVAGLVAITPSCSAVSPLGAIAVGAIAGGLCAGAIGLKYKFGYDDSLDVVGIHLVGGLWGTISVGFLATDAAPAGVSGLLYGGGVDQLWRQAVGAGAVMVFSFVCAWLLGMLVDKTIGFRVTKEVESEGVDQAIHAETAYDFLSSSPSSGYSTGDRVNASASTKSTEVSA; from the coding sequence ATGAACTCGGGCGACACCGCCTGGCTGTTGGCGAGCGCGGCACTCGTCCTCCTGATGACTCCTGGTCTCGCGTTCTTCTACGGCGGCATGGTGCGCGCCAAGAGCGTGCTCAACATGATGATGATGAGCTTCGGGGCATTGGCACTCGTCGCCGTGCTCTGGGTCCTCTACGGCTACTCGATGGCGTTCGGCAACGACGTCGGCGGGGGCCTGCTCGGCAACCCGCTGGAGTTCGCCGGGCTGCGCGGGCTGATGGCCGAGGACGCGCTCGTCGGTACCGTGCCGGCGACCGCGTTCGTCGTGTTCCAGGCGGTCTTCGCGTGCATCACGGTCGCGCTGATCTCGGGCGCCATCGCCGACCGGGCGAAGTTCGGTGCCTGGCTGGTGTTCGGCGGCCTGTGGGCCACGATCGTCTACTTCCCCGTCGCGCACTGGGTGTTCTCGTTCGACGAGGTCACCGCGCCGGTCGGCGGCTGGATCGCGAACGACCTCGCCGCGATCGACTTCGCCGGTGGCACCGCCGTCCACATCAACTCCGGCGCCGCCGCGCTCGGCCTGGCCTTCGTCCTCGGCAAGCGGATCGGCTGGCGCAAGGACCCGATGCGTCCGCACAACATGACCCTCGTGATGCTCGGCGCCGCGCTGCTGTGGTTCGGCTGGTTCGGCTTCAACGCCGGCTCCGCGGTCGCCGCCAACGGCACGGCGGCGGTCGTCTGGGTCAACACGTTCGTCGCCACCTCGGCCGCGTGTCTCGCCTGGCTGCTCGTCGAGCGGATCAGGGACGGCCACGCCACCAGCCTCGGTGCCGCATCCGGCATCGTCGCGGGGCTCGTGGCGATCACGCCGTCGTGCTCCGCGGTCAGCCCCCTCGGCGCCATCGCCGTGGGCGCGATCGCGGGCGGCCTCTGCGCCGGCGCGATCGGGTTGAAGTACAAGTTCGGCTACGACGACAGCCTCGACGTCGTCGGCATCCACCTCGTGGGCGGGCTCTGGGGCACCATCAGCGTCGGCTTCCTCGCCACCGACGCCGCACCCGCGGGCGTGAGCGGCCTGCTGTACGGCGGCGGCGTCGACCAGCTCTGGCGGCAGGCCGTCGGTGCGGGTGCCGTCATGGTGTTCTCGTTCGTGTGCGCCTGGCTGCTCGGCATGCTCGTCGACAAGACGATCGGCTTCCGGGTGACCAAGGAGGTCGAGTCCGAGGGAGTCGACCAGGCGATCCACGCGGAGACGGCGTACGACTTCCTGTCCAGCTCGCCGAGCTCCGGCTACTCGACGGGTGACAGGGTCAACGCGTCCGCGTCGACGAAGTCCACGGAGGTGTCCGCATGA
- a CDS encoding malate dehydrogenase has product MARKGKVAVVGAGFYGSMTAQRLAEYDILETVVLTDIIDGRPEGIALDINQSRSIEGFETKVVGQTTGQGGEGYEAIAGSDVVVITAGLPRKPGMSRMDLIEVNAKIVRQVAENVAKHAPNAVVVVVSNPLDEMTALAQLATGFPKNRVFGQAGVLDTARFIHNVAEELGVPVGSVSCLTLGSHGDTMVPVPSRCQVDGRPLSDLMAAGTIEQIVERTRNGGAEVIALLKTGSAYIAPSAAAARMAKAVVEDSGATFPACVWVDGEYDISGVYLGVVAELGAEGVRRVVEVELDGSELDGLREAAEAVRAKQADVQNL; this is encoded by the coding sequence ATGGCGCGCAAGGGCAAGGTCGCGGTCGTCGGAGCCGGGTTCTACGGTTCGATGACCGCCCAGCGCCTCGCCGAGTACGACATCCTCGAGACCGTCGTCCTCACCGACATCATCGACGGCCGGCCCGAGGGCATCGCGCTGGACATCAACCAGTCGCGCTCGATCGAGGGCTTCGAGACCAAGGTCGTCGGCCAGACCACCGGCCAGGGCGGTGAGGGCTACGAGGCGATCGCGGGCTCCGACGTCGTGGTGATCACCGCCGGCCTGCCGCGCAAGCCGGGCATGAGCCGCATGGACCTCATCGAGGTCAACGCGAAGATCGTGCGCCAGGTCGCCGAGAACGTCGCGAAGCACGCGCCGAACGCCGTGGTCGTCGTCGTCTCCAACCCGCTCGACGAGATGACCGCCCTCGCGCAGCTCGCCACCGGCTTCCCGAAGAACCGTGTGTTCGGCCAGGCCGGCGTACTCGACACGGCGCGCTTCATCCACAACGTCGCCGAGGAGCTCGGCGTCCCCGTCGGGTCGGTCTCGTGCCTCACGCTCGGCTCGCACGGCGACACGATGGTGCCCGTGCCGTCGCGCTGCCAGGTCGACGGCAGGCCGCTGTCCGACCTGATGGCGGCCGGCACGATCGAGCAGATCGTGGAGCGTACGCGTAACGGCGGCGCCGAGGTCATCGCGCTGCTGAAGACCGGGTCCGCCTACATCGCGCCGAGCGCCGCCGCGGCACGCATGGCGAAGGCCGTGGTCGAGGACTCCGGTGCCACGTTCCCCGCCTGCGTGTGGGTCGACGGTGAGTACGACATCTCCGGTGTCTACCTCGGCGTCGTCGCGGAGCTCGGAGCCGAGGGCGTGCGCCGCGTGGTCGAGGTGGAGCTCGACGGCAGCGAGCTCGACGGCCTGCGGGAAGCAGCCGAGGCGGTACGCGCCAAGCAGGCCGACGTCCAGAACCTGTAG
- a CDS encoding DUF3017 domain-containing protein encodes MTTQHGETGGRPPVTPRQAVRARRGFREWPILVVCVGVAAGLAYMGMNHFKRGSMIVAICVCGAAFLRLVLPQRAAGLLAVRGRIVDVIALTALGVAIAIITYIVPPPG; translated from the coding sequence ATGACAACTCAGCACGGCGAGACGGGCGGACGGCCGCCCGTCACCCCGCGGCAGGCCGTCCGGGCCCGCCGCGGGTTCCGGGAGTGGCCGATCCTCGTGGTGTGCGTCGGCGTCGCCGCCGGGCTGGCCTACATGGGCATGAACCACTTCAAGCGCGGCTCGATGATCGTCGCGATCTGCGTCTGCGGCGCGGCCTTCCTGCGGCTCGTCCTGCCGCAGCGCGCGGCCGGTCTCCTCGCGGTGCGCGGCCGCATCGTCGACGTGATCGCACTGACGGCCCTCGGCGTCGCGATCGCGATCATCACCTACATCGTGCCGCCGCCCGGCTGA
- a CDS encoding [protein-PII] uridylyltransferase, translating into MTVRLEASEASPGRDLPQVLRHLAVAGGRLVPAPRRGEIIAERVEEWLRELWSEVTADVLPGGGPGVALTAVGGLARRDAGPASDLDLVLLHDGRVLDEERLATFAERLWYPVWDAGLALDHAVRTPAQCREVVETDVAATVGLLDLRLLAGDEQLVAATRDRLLSRWRFGVRHWLQQLEADLQERERRSGDAAHLLEPDLKESRGGLRDALVLKALTATWLADRPHAPVDEAYDRLVDVRDALQLVTGRRGARLTQGDQHAVGALLGLGNADETLRAVSDASRRITHALDATLRRARQAVTPPQRRSPRGPKVRLLGYGVAEHAGEVVLGRGVRPETDPVLPLRVAAAAARRGLRPAEATLTTLAERCPPMPAPWPTAAREALLDLLATGPALISVWEALDQAGFPARWLPEWTAVRCRPQRNPVHRHTVDRHLIETAVYARSHLRDVERPDLLLLAAWLHDIGKLPRSADHSIAGAPIAATICHRIGLPARDVAVVAMLVREHLTLAELATRRDANDPRTLDALLAAVDRRPDVLDLLRALTEADACAAGSLAWTSWRSRLIDELTRLARTSLADDRTPPPEPDPPAAPLASAVPGPRVHVETDEPVHAVTVVAADRPGLFADVAGLLAAHGLTVLAARVTTRDGVAADTWRTESNDGRPPDATLLAEELRRLAAGDRSPLRRLRRRDSTRHPTAGPPARVFLVPGASDTATVLEVRASDRPALLHDLGAALHALDVRVRSAHVETHAGQAVDTVYVTDETDRPLHPAKAAATIAALLEACA; encoded by the coding sequence ATGACGGTGCGCCTCGAGGCATCCGAGGCGTCACCGGGTCGGGACCTCCCGCAGGTCCTGCGTCACCTCGCCGTCGCGGGCGGCAGGCTCGTGCCCGCACCGCGGCGCGGCGAGATCATCGCCGAGCGCGTCGAGGAGTGGCTGCGCGAGCTGTGGTCGGAGGTCACGGCGGACGTGCTCCCCGGCGGCGGGCCGGGCGTCGCCCTGACCGCCGTCGGCGGGCTCGCCCGGCGTGACGCCGGCCCGGCGAGCGACCTCGACCTGGTGCTCCTGCACGACGGCCGGGTCCTCGACGAGGAACGGCTCGCCACGTTCGCCGAACGGCTCTGGTATCCCGTGTGGGACGCGGGGCTGGCGCTCGACCACGCGGTACGCACGCCCGCCCAGTGCCGCGAGGTGGTCGAGACGGACGTGGCGGCGACGGTCGGGCTGCTCGATCTCCGGCTCCTCGCCGGGGACGAGCAGCTCGTCGCCGCCACGAGGGACCGGCTGCTGTCGCGCTGGCGGTTCGGCGTCCGCCACTGGCTGCAGCAGCTCGAGGCCGATCTGCAGGAGCGGGAGCGCCGCAGCGGTGACGCGGCGCACCTCCTCGAGCCCGACCTCAAGGAGAGCCGCGGCGGGCTGCGCGACGCGCTCGTCCTCAAGGCCCTGACCGCCACCTGGCTCGCCGACCGGCCGCACGCGCCGGTCGACGAGGCGTATGACCGGCTCGTGGACGTCCGTGACGCGCTGCAGCTCGTCACGGGACGGCGCGGCGCCCGGCTGACCCAGGGCGACCAGCACGCGGTGGGCGCGCTGCTCGGCCTCGGCAACGCCGACGAGACCCTGCGGGCGGTGTCGGACGCGAGCCGGCGCATCACGCACGCGCTCGACGCCACGCTGCGGCGGGCGCGGCAGGCCGTCACCCCACCGCAGCGACGCTCCCCGCGTGGGCCGAAGGTACGGCTGCTCGGCTACGGCGTCGCCGAGCACGCCGGCGAGGTCGTCCTCGGCCGTGGCGTCCGTCCCGAGACCGACCCCGTCCTGCCGCTGCGGGTGGCGGCAGCCGCCGCGCGGCGCGGACTGCGTCCGGCAGAGGCCACGCTCACCACGCTCGCCGAGCGCTGCCCGCCGATGCCCGCGCCCTGGCCGACCGCGGCGCGCGAGGCCCTGCTCGACCTGCTCGCGACGGGCCCCGCGCTCATCTCGGTGTGGGAGGCGCTCGACCAGGCCGGCTTCCCCGCACGGTGGCTGCCGGAGTGGACGGCCGTGCGCTGCCGGCCGCAGCGCAACCCCGTCCACCGGCACACCGTCGACCGGCACCTGATCGAGACCGCGGTGTACGCGCGCTCGCACCTGCGCGACGTCGAGCGACCCGACCTGCTGCTGCTCGCGGCCTGGCTGCACGACATCGGCAAGCTGCCGCGCAGCGCCGACCACTCGATTGCCGGGGCGCCGATCGCCGCGACGATCTGCCACCGGATCGGGCTGCCCGCCCGCGACGTCGCCGTCGTCGCGATGCTCGTCAGGGAGCACCTGACCCTCGCCGAGCTCGCCACCCGGCGCGACGCGAACGACCCGCGCACCCTCGACGCCCTGCTCGCCGCCGTCGACCGGCGTCCCGACGTCCTCGACCTGCTCCGCGCGCTCACCGAGGCGGATGCCTGCGCCGCCGGCTCGCTCGCGTGGACGTCCTGGCGGTCCCGGCTCATCGACGAGCTCACCCGGCTCGCCCGGACCTCGCTCGCCGACGACAGGACACCGCCGCCGGAGCCCGACCCGCCCGCGGCCCCCCTCGCATCCGCCGTCCCCGGCCCGCGCGTACACGTCGAGACCGACGAGCCGGTGCACGCCGTGACGGTAGTGGCCGCCGACCGGCCCGGGCTGTTCGCCGACGTCGCCGGGCTGCTCGCCGCGCACGGTCTCACCGTCCTCGCGGCGCGGGTCACGACGCGCGACGGCGTCGCGGCGGACACCTGGCGGACGGAGTCGAACGACGGACGTCCGCCGGACGCGACGCTGCTCGCGGAGGAGCTCCGGCGCCTCGCGGCCGGTGACCGGTCACCGCTGCGCCGGCTCCGCCGCCGCGACTCCACCCGGCACCCCACCGCCGGTCCACCGGCCCGGGTGTTCCTCGTGCCCGGGGCGTCGGACACCGCGACCGTGCTCGAGGTGCGGGCGTCCGACCGTCCCGCGCTGCTGCACGACCTCGGCGCGGCACTGCACGCACTCGACGTCCGGGTGCGGTCGGCGCACGTGGAGACCCACGCCGGCCAGGCCGTCGACACGGTCTACGTGACCGACGAGACCGACCGCCCCCTGCACCCCGCGAAGGCGGCCGCCACCATCGCCGCGCTCCTGGAGGCCTGCGCCTAG
- a CDS encoding AIM24 family protein — MRSDIFDAEHTVQPATQAGMSLQNPYCVRYAVDGEVQARQGAMVAYRGNLQLETKSQGMGKFLKRAVTGEGVALMTVRGRGEVWFADEAQHVFILNLDPGDGLTVAGKSILAFDPTLTYDIRMVKGAGMAGGGLFNCVFEGQGALAITAHGKPMVVPVTPDSPMFVDTQAILAWSTSLQSSIHRSEGLKSFVKGGSGEMFQLVLQGQGFVVVQPSEGPTVPTGSSGGGGGIGDMFSGD; from the coding sequence GTGCGCAGTGACATCTTCGACGCCGAGCACACCGTCCAGCCGGCGACCCAGGCGGGCATGAGCCTGCAGAACCCGTACTGCGTGAGGTACGCGGTCGACGGCGAGGTGCAGGCGCGGCAGGGCGCGATGGTGGCGTACCGCGGCAACCTGCAGCTCGAGACCAAGTCGCAGGGGATGGGCAAGTTCCTCAAGCGCGCCGTGACCGGCGAGGGCGTGGCGCTGATGACCGTGCGCGGCCGGGGCGAGGTGTGGTTCGCCGACGAGGCCCAGCACGTCTTCATCCTCAACCTCGACCCGGGCGACGGGCTCACGGTGGCGGGGAAGAGCATCCTCGCGTTCGATCCGACGCTCACCTACGACATCCGCATGGTCAAGGGTGCCGGCATGGCGGGCGGCGGGCTGTTCAACTGCGTCTTCGAGGGGCAGGGCGCGCTGGCGATCACCGCGCACGGCAAGCCGATGGTCGTGCCGGTGACACCCGACTCCCCCATGTTCGTCGACACCCAGGCCATCCTCGCCTGGTCGACGTCCCTGCAGTCGTCGATCCACCGCTCGGAGGGGCTCAAGTCCTTCGTCAAGGGCGGCTCGGGCGAGATGTTCCAGCTCGTGCTGCAGGGCCAGGGCTTCGTCGTCGTCCAGCCGAGCGAGGGCCCCACCGTGCCCACCGGGAGCAGCGGCGGTGGCGGCGGCATCGGCGACATGTTCAGCGGCGACTGA